The DNA sequence CGCCGGCCTCTCAGGGATGccctagcgagtgggggagctgcgcggctttgccggcagcctcccctttccctgcatgccctccagctgtgccccaccaactatatggctggcgggcgtgcagcttccttcacaagcctccccacagaggcttaggatggaagctgcttccctcccaagcctctgcatgtgctaaagacagccctgctccTGGTAGTTgttctcctcctgcttcctggcaaAAGTCGGCGCACACAGGCTTCCTTCTTAAGCTCCCCGACGCCGGACAGCATATCCGCCAGCACGTTTTCCTGCTTGATCGCCGCCACCACGCCGGGTATCAGGGCGGTGGGGGAGGCAAAGGACATTTTCTAccaccccctcccttgttttggagttgccgggggggcgccagagggatctttgcaccacggcgccggatatgcttaagacggccctgttcggGGGCCCAGTCCCGCCAGGCAAACGCCCTCAGCAAGGGTCTGGAGCAGCAGCGCCCGTGAAAGGCGTGGCCTGGGGAGGATTCCAGGGGCCGGTGAGAGAGTTGTGGAGGGccggaggttccccccccccaactccttggATTGCCGCTTGTTGCTGCAAATGTTCCCGCTGCCGCCAGCTCCAATGGCGCTTTGTTTCCACACCATGAAAGGCTTGGATCTGCCGGTCTCTGCAGACTGGCCTCCTGTATCAAGGGAACAAGAGACCCGCTCTAGAAGAAGGGCTGATAAAATTATTGGAGCTGGCTGAGATGGCAAAGCCAAAATGTTTAAttagaggggaaaaaatcattgCTGGCACTGGTTAAGGATTGGAAATTTCTTATGGACTTTTTGCAGGATAGAGGAAATGAATGTGTAATATTGGGATTTGGGTATTTTAAAAACACTACTTTATAGAAGATAGAATGGTTGTGGTTTAAAGAACAAATGTCATGTGTAGCTGCAGGACAGAGAGCCAAAAAGTCCTTTTACTCTCCTCTATTTTATTTTagtctgttctttctttctcttctctctcgctttctctttctttaggtCTCTCCTTGTcttgtattttcttctttctggCTTTGTTCTTTTTTAGACTAAGTAGCTGTTCTATCTTagcatattattttttaaaaaaagctactttgtgatgtgtgtgtgtatttttgtatatCTGTGAATGAGTATcaataaataagtgtgtgttcGTATGGCACAACAGCAGGCAGAttttctggtcagttggcaacccctAATTCGATCTCAGTGCACTCCTATCAATTCACCATCCATTGCTGGAAGTTTTGGCTCTAAATAATTGTAGGGTCAGGAAAGACAGTGGGAATTTCCTTCCTTTTAAACTAAATCCTGTACAtgtattcttgggggggggggctgtgaaaaAGTGACAATacagcagggcgggggggggaggggagagagcaaaGTTATTTAAGGGTAGTTTGGCCCCTTCCACATAAAGTTGCTAGTTGaccggaaaggaaaggaaaaaagatggGCTGCACAAGCTTGGTTTGCAGAAGCACAGTGATAAACATTTGGCAAAAGTCCGCGGGTCCAGCTGCTGATTGGGGCACAGGAGTGCAAGCTGTGAAATAAGTTGGCAACCCactttcaaaatatatatatatactgtattagcccgaatataagccacaccctcAAATAAGCCGCCcctttaaaattcgggggggggggagacaatatccaaatataagccactcccttaaaattctgcaggcactcacatccctaaatggcaaatgtagaagaaaatcctacagtGATATCTTAAAAGCCAATTTTTctaaggtcgcaaatttaagccacgctttaacttttcacggccggaatttggggaaaatgtgaggcttatattcaggccaatacggtatattcaACTCTCATCCTGTGCCATGTGAAATCCTCACGAACTCTATTTTTACAGGTCTCATCTCCATAATCCTCAACCCACAACGTCCTGTTCAAGGTCAGGACCTCACCCTGACCCCACAAAATGCCCCAAAGCAATTTAGCTTTTGCCATTGGCTCATACTTTCCAGTCGTGGGAATGAAAAGGTTCTCGAATACAACCCAAAGGACAGAGACCAGCAGAGCTCATCCCAAGACAGAGTGACTTTGAGAAGGGATTGCTCCTTGCAAATCAGGCAGCTTGATATTTCCGACACTGGCAATTACACGGTGCGGATCGAATCTCCTTTGGACCAGCAGCAACAACCAGGGCAGGGGACTTTCCCCCAAGAACCTCAAGAAGGAAACATTCAGGTGCACAAGGGACAGCTCTATATTGACGTCCTCCGACAATCTGGCAAGTATCCATCATCTCCAAAGCGCTACACAGTATGGCAACCACCTGCTTAAATAAACAATGACTTCTTCCTTTTGGGGCCcctaaaaagctttttaaaaatcaattaatcAAACCGCTTCATTGATTAGACATTGAAACCCCACTCCAAGCACTAGGGGACGCcaaaaataatatttgcattCTGGGGACAAAACATTTCCTTGGCCAAGCAGAGTCCCTTCTAGTGCTTTCCCTCCTGATGCAGTTtaacttctgacaccactgttgcACTTTTCCAAAGAGTGGCGGAAAGCAATGGGATTGGTTGCAGGTTTTAATTTCTATCCAGCTTCCCAATGAAAGAAACACAAACCTGGGGGTTTGCTCACAGCATGTTGCTGTCCTATGGAGATGCAGAGAGTCTGGTCCCACAGAGAGTAGGCCAGGCAAGAGTAGCAGAAGGTGGATCCTGACCATAAACTGATTAACTAGTCCTTCTCTCTTTTAGGTCCTGTCCAcactatgtatttaaagcactttgatgccacttttaaaccatcatggcttcccccccccccgccaagaattctgggaagtgtaattTGCTATAGtgactgagagttgttaggagacacccacccccttctccttaaaggtaaaagtaaagggacccctgaccatcaggtccagtcgtgtccgactttggggttgcggcgctcatctcgctctataggccgagggagccagcgtttgtccgcagacagcttccgggtcatgtggccagcatgacaaagccacttctggagaaccagagcagcgcacggaaacgctggagcggtcctatttatctacttgcactttgatgtgctttcgaactgctaggtgggcaggagctgggaccgagcaacggaagctcaccccgtggcagggattcgaaccgccgatcttctgatcagtgagccctagactctgtggtttaacccacagcgccacctggttcccccccccttccccttacaGAACcacaattccctgggaagaggtatAATATATGTATGATATACCAGCAGGTGCCCAATAAGTGGTCttatttattggtttcttttACACAGTTTGTAGTCCAGCATTCATTTTGGACCAGCTCCAACTGTTTCTCAAGAGAGCAGCTTGCCTTTTGGCCACTAGGCGGCAACCACATAAATATATACAATATTGCAAGGGGATGGAGAACtggtagctctgagaggggaattgGAGCTTCCTAACAACACCCAGCAACTTCTcagcagactacagttcccaggattctttgcggggaagtcatggctgtttaaagtggataGAGTGGGATACTGCTTtcaacatacagtggaaccttggctcccaaacggcTTAGatgccgaacaaatcggctcccaaacgccacaaacccggaagtaagtgttccggtttgcgaacgtcttacagaagccgaacgtccaacgtggcttctgcttgagtgcaagaagctcctgcagccagttggaagccacgccttggttttcgaactgttttgggagtcgaatggacgcccagaatggattaagttcaagaagcaaggtactactgtatagtaCAGACAGGGCCTTGATCTAAGAAGTACTTAAATTAAGTACTAAGAagtacccagccagatgggtggagtataaatatattattattaggagGGACAGCAAGCCCCAGGTTAGGAGAGGCGTCCCTGCCTCGTTCTCTCACACTGGAGAGAATGCCTTTGTCTAAAAAATGTCCATTCTGCCATCTTGGGACTTTAAACTATTGTTTCAGCCATGTGCAAATGAGTGCCACCCCATGCGCACCTTTTGGGAGATGTTTTGGCCTCTTCGAAATAAAGTTGCCAGCTTACCTTGTACGGCCAGGGGGTGGTGAGTTTTGGACACGTGAAGATTTACGCAGATTGAATCACTACCTAAGCTGTTTTGCTTCACCAGCTAAGGTTTATTTAACCGTCCGGAAAGGCCTCCTTGCGTGGGTGTTGGAAAGCACACCCGGATCGCAACAGCGCAGCTGTTTGGAGCCAAATTCCGGAGCAATGCTTTCATTCCAAATCCGTTTTCCCCTCTTTCAGGTCATGACCCCCAAAAAGGTCGTGCCCCTGGCTCTTTGACCTACAGCGCGGCAGTCGTCGCTGGGACCGTGCTTGGATCGCTCGCCTGGGCAGACGCCCTGACGCCCGTCTTCTCCGGGCTATTCTGTGAGTGGCACACTAACCACTAGGATACGCAGCTTCAGAAACGAGGataaggctctctctctctctcgagggCTGCCGGTCATGGTCTCTGAAAACCAGCCACTGGAGAACGAGAGTCCagtttgtgggcttctcagaggcatctggttggctgctatgagaaaaggatgctggactagacagggctTTGCTCTGACTCAGTGGGGTTCTTCTTAATTCCCTAGAGATGGGAATAAGGACCAGCGTTTTGTTTTGGCCCATATGCCACATTCATCACTGGCCATcccacactctcacacacacaatctcaGGCTCACACACCATCATACCTTCCGACACGACATGCCCCAAATCCGGGACACCATCTTCCGGGTCTGGAATCCCACACAAGTCACATGACCTGTGTGGGATCACAGATCTGGGAAAGGCACATTTTCGGGGTGGGTTTTCGGCCCGAAATTACACAACGGCAAGGCTCCCAAAATGGCCGCCGTACTCTCTCAGGAAGAAACGGGATGGCCCGGGTTTTTCCAGGGCAGTTGACAGGAatgcaccatacctttaaagcaaacATGTACATCCCAAAGACGCCTGggaactgtattattattattattattattattattatta is a window from the Lacerta agilis isolate rLacAgi1 chromosome 8, rLacAgi1.pri, whole genome shotgun sequence genome containing:
- the LOC117051721 gene encoding carcinoembryonic antigen-related cell adhesion molecule 3-like, coding for MGLPNSRQGAQKAMLLTGFLLSCMLQLVPAQFQPQLSLTPEPHDPLVGRDVKLSLEGAPRQFVQCQWFRQSRSGRAEQIFTHFGQSQRQPERGRGHTGRETLRDGCSLYITRLTQSDTGNYTVVMQIDQNQQTGQGQQFLGRNYSVSYYLHISSLISIILNPQRPVQGQDLTLTPQNAPKQFSFCHWLILSSRGNEKVLEYNPKDRDQQSSSQDRVTLRRDCSLQIRQLDISDTGNYTVRIESPLDQQQQPGQGTFPQEPQEGNIQVHKGQLYIDVLRQSGHDPQKGRAPGSLTYSAAVVAGTVLGSLAWADALTPVFSGLFCSLTSRKRKVVP